Within the uncultured Draconibacterium sp. genome, the region AACGTACCGGATTTCAGTTCGTATTTAATTACCTGAAACCCTACAAAAAACTGGTAATCCAGCTAATTCTCGGTTTCTTTTTGGGAAGTTGTATTCAACTGGTGTTGCCGTTTTTAACACAGAGTGTTGTCGATATTGGTATCAATAATCAGGATATTGGTTTTATCTACCTTGTTCTTATCGCTCAACTGGTGTTGTTTATCAGCCGGATGTCGGTTGAGTTTATACGCTCGTGGATTCTCTTGCACATTAGTACGCGAATCAATATTTCTATTATTTCCGATTTTCTGATCAAACTGATGAAATTACCGTTGGGCTTTTTCGACTCAAAAATGATCGGGGATATTTTACAACGTATTGAAGATCATGACCGAATCGAGCGCTTTTTAACGGCGCAATCAATCGGGGTGTTGTTCTCGGTTTTTAGCCTGGTGGTTTTTGCCATTGTACTGGCTATTTACAGCTGGACTATATTTTTAATTTTCATTGTTGGTTCGGCTTTGTATTTTGTTTGGATTTATGTTTTTATGAAACGCCGGCGTGAGCTTGATTTCAAACGTTTTAATAAACTTTCGGAAAATCAGAGTAAGCTGATCCAGATCATTAACGGAATGCAGGAAATAAAACTGAACAACTACGAAAAGCAAAAACGCTGGGAGTGGGAGCGTGTTCAGGCCGGACTGTTTAAAGTAAGCGTAAAAAGTCTTTCGCTGCAACAATACCAGGATGCCGGTTCGGTATTTATAAATGAGACAAAAAATATTCTCATCATAATTATTTCTGCAACGGCAGTTGTTAATGGCGAATTAACCCTTGGTATGATGCTGGCTATACAATATATAATAGGACAGTTGAATACGCCGTTACGCCAGCTCATTAGTTTTATGCACACAGCGCAGGATGCAAAGATAAGTTTGGAGCGTTTGGCAGAAATACACGATAAAAAAGATGAGAGTGAAGCGGGGAAATCATATGTGAGGAACCTTCCTGAAAATAAAGGAATAGGTGTTCATGATTTGGTCTTTCAATATGAAGGACCGCGTTCTCCAAAGGTTTTAAATAATATTAATCTCGAAGTTCCGGAAAAGAAAACTACCGCAATTGTGGGAACCAGCGGCAGCGGGAAAACCACATTGATTAAATTATTGCTTGGTTTCTATCCGCCTGTTGCCGGCGATATTAAAATTGGTGGAACACGACTGGCCAATTATTCTCCGCAAATGTGGCGCGACAACTGTGGTGTGGTAATGCAGGATGGTTTTATCTTTTCCGACAGCATTGCGAAAAATATTGTGGTAAATGACGAACTCGTTGATCAGGAACGATTGCTGAATGCAGTTAAAATGGCAAATATTCAGGATTACATTGAAGCTTTGCCGTTGGGCTACAATACAAAAATAGGGCAGGAAGGTGTTGGATTGAGTCAGGGACAGAAACAGCGGATATTGATTGCCCGGGCAATTTATAAATCGCCGGAGTACCTGTTTTTTGATGAGGCCACAAATGCGCTTGATGCCAACAACGAGAAAATGATCATGGAGAATATGGACAAGTTCTCGGCCGGTAAAACTGTTGTTGTTGTGGCGCACCGTTTAAGTACGGTAAAAAATGCGGATCAGATTGTGGTGCTTGATTCCGGTGAGATCGTTGAACGCGGAACACACGAAGAATTAATAGCAAAACAAGGGAAATATTATCAACTGGTTAAAAATCAATTGGAATTGGGAAATTGATAACAAATGGCTGACGAGCAAGATAAAATAGAAATCCGGTCTGGCGAAGTACAGGAGATACTTGGTGGAGTTCCGTCGCGCATTGTGCGGTATGGAATTCTCATGTTCGTTGCCATCTTTTCGCTGATCATTATTTTTAGCTTTATTTTTTATTATCCCGATATTTTGCGCTCGAACATTGTTGTAACTACCGAAAATCCACCGGCTACATTGGTTGCCCGTGCTACCGGAAAAATCGAGAAGTTGTTTGTGGAGGATAAAGACCATGTAACTGCAGGACAAACTATCGCTTTAATTGAGAATCCGGCAGACTATACTGATGTGTTGGAACTGGAGCAAATGATAAGCTCTGTACAGCCAGCTTTCGATACGCTTAATTTTACTGTTTCGCAACGATTTAATAAAAGTCTGCAGTTGGGTACTATTCAGGAATATTATTCGCAGTTTTTAACCCGCTACGAAGAATTGAATGAATTCTACCAACGCAACTATTATATATTAAAAGAGGAGTCGTATAAAGAGCAGTTGAAAAATGCCCGCATTCTGTACGACCGCCTTTGGGAACAGAAAGTTGCCATCGACAAAGAATACCAGATCAAACAACGCAATTACGAACGCCAGAAAAAATTGCTGGCCGGCGAAGTTGTTTCTTCCACTGTTTTGGAGCAAGCTGAATCCGAGATGTTGAGTAAAAAATCGGAGCTCGATGGACTTCGTTCAACGCTGGCGGAAAAACAAATTGATATCAGTGAACTGGATCAGAAAATTATTGAAAACGAAAAAGAATACCACGATTTTAAAATCCAATACGAATCGGCATTGATAGAGGCTTTTAATAACCTGAAAAGCCAGGCAAGCGATTGGTTTTTAACTTATGTTTTGCGATCGCCAATCGATGGGGTTGTTACTTTTAATAAGTTTTATGCCGAAAACCAGAATATTACCGAAGGCGACCGTGTTTTAACCATTGTGCCGGAAGATGTTGGCGAGGTGATAGGAAAAGTTGAATTGCCTGTTCGTGGTTCAGGGAAAGTAAAAGAAGGCCTCGATGTAAATGTGAAATTCGACAATTACCCGTACATGGAATACGGTTTGGTACGCGGTAAAGTAAAAAGTGTTTCGCTGGTGCCCGAAGACAGTTTTTATATGGTAGAGATCACGTTCCCTAATGGATTGGTAACCAACTACGATAACATACTGCAAATGCAAAGTCAGCTGATGGGACAAGCCGAAATTATTACCGAAGACCTGCGTTTGATTCAACGAATTTTCAATCCTTTAAAATCACTTTGGAAAGAGCGGATAAACCAGTGATCAGTCGCAGTTGACAAAATTCAATAAGCAAAATGTTAATTGCCGATTGTGTTTTGCCTATTGTATATTTGCCTGTGATCTTTTTCCGGATTCAGTCTTCTAACTTCCCTCTGCTTCAACTCATTCCAATCTTAATTTTTTCAAAAAAAAGGTAGAAACCTATTGTTCTTAAATAATAATTCGTACTTTTGCGAGCCGTTTTTAGGGGGAAAGTGTGCTTTTCCGTCTCGAAACGATTGATAATTAAGGATTTTTGCATAATTTTGCAGTCCATTTTGGATAATGATTATTAACTATATAAAAAACAGGTAGTTATGCCAACTATTCAACAGTTAGTTAGAAAAGGAAGACAGACTAAAGTTGAGAAAAGTAAATCTCCGGCTTTAGATTCATGCCCACAACGTCGTGGAGTATGTGTTCGTGTTTATACCACTACACCAAAGAAACCTAACTCGGCAATGCGTAAAGTTGCAAGGGTAAGGTTAACCAATGGTAAAGAGGTGAATGCTTACATTCCTGGTGAAGGCCACAACCTTCAGGAGCACTCAATCGTGCTTGTTCGTGGAGGTAGGGTAAAAGACCTTCCTGGTGTACGTTATCACTTGATTCGCGGTGCGCTGGATACTGCGGGTGTTGAAGGACGTTTACAACGTCGTTCGAAATATGGTGCGAAAAAACCGAAAAAATAAGAAAGTAAAAAAAGAGTAATTAACTACGTTATTTGCAGTGGTTTGGTTGAGTAAGGAATTCTCTCTATTGTCTTCCGGAGATGAACTGAAGACCGCCTTAGGGCAGCCGATTTGAATAACACTAAAAAGTTTTAAAATGAGAAAGTCGAAACCAAAGAAGAGGATCCTTTTACCGGATCCAAAATTCAACGACACTTTAGTAACCCGTTTTGTAAATGACCTTATGGTCGACGGGAAAAAATCTACAGCCTACACAGTATTCTACGAGGCTATGGATATGGTAGAAAAAAGAATGAAAGACACAGAGTTGTCTCCTCTTGATGTTTGGAAAAAAGCATTAGAGAACATTACTCCAAATGTTGAAGTTAAGAGTCGCCGTGTTGGTGGTGCTACTTTCCAGGTTCCTATGGAAGTTCGTCCTGAAAGAAAAAACGCCATCAGTATCAAAAATATGATTTTGTTTGCCCGTAAACGTTCGGGAAGATCTATGGCTGATAAATTATCTGCTGAGATCATCGCTGCTTTCAACGAGGAAGGTGGAGCATACAAGAGAAAAGAAGATACCCACAGAATGGCAGAAGCTAACCGTGCATTCGCACACTTCAGATTCTAGTACATAGTTTAGTAAAATTGGTAATAGAAAATAGGTTTAAAAAATGGCTAAACAAGATCTGAAATATACCAGAAACATTGGTATTATGGCGCATATCGACGCCGGTAAAACCACAGTAACAGAGCGTATTCTGTTTTATACAGGTTTAACTCACCGTATTGGTGAGGTGCACGATGGTGCTGCTACAATGGACTGGATGGAGCAGGAGCAGGAAAGAGGTATTACTATTACTTCTGCTGCAACTACTACATTCTGGAAACACAAAGACCAGGAATATAAAGTAAACATTATTGATACTCCGGGACACGTTGACTTCACTGTTGAGGTTGAGCGTTCATTACGAATTCTGGACGGAACTGTTGCATTGTTTTGCGCCGTTGGAGGTGTAGAAGCACAGTCGGAAACTGTATGGCGTCAAGCTGAAAAATACGGTGTTCCACGTATTGCATTCGTAAACAAAATGGACCGTCAGGGTGCCGATTTCTTTAACGTATACAACGAGATTAAAGAAAAATTAGGTGCTAACCCTGTTCCAATGCAAATTCCTATTGGTTCTGAAGAGAGTTTCGAAGGGGTTGTTGACCTTGTAGAAATGAAAGCAGTTCGTTGGGAAGATGATGCAACTATGGGAACAAAGTACGTTCTAAGCGAAATTCCTGAGGAATTGCAAGCTCAAGCTGAAGAGTGGAAAGAAAAGTTAGTTGAATCAGTTGCAGAAGTTGACGACGCAATTTTAGAGCGTTATTTCGAAGATCCTGATTCAATTACTGCAGAAGAAATGATGGCTGTTATCCGTAAAGCAACGTTGGAAGGAGTAATTATTCCAATGATGTGTGGATCAGCATTTAAAAATAAAGGTGTTCAGCGTTTGTTGGATGCTGTTTGTGAATTCTTACCATCACCACTTGATAAAGAGGAAATTACTGGTAAAAACCCGGTAATCGACAAAGAGGTTGTACGTCATCCTGATGCTGACGAGCCATTGGCTGCATTGGCATTTAAAATTGCTACCGACCCATTCGTAGGTCGTTTGGCTTTCATTCGTGTGTACTCAGGTACATTGAATGCAGGTGACACTGTATATAACTCACGTACCGGTAAAAAAGAGCGTATCTCGCGTTTGTACCAGATGCACTCTAACAAACAAAACCCAAAAGATTCAATCTCGGCTGGTGATATTTGTGCTGCAGTAGGTTTTAAAGATATCCGTACAGGTGATACACTTGGCGATTTGAAAAACCCAATCGAGCTGGAAAGCATGGATTTCCCGGAACCTGTAATTGGTATCGCTATCGAGCCTAAGTCGCAAAAAGACGTTGATAAACTTGGAAACGGTTTGGCGAAACTGGCAGAGGAAGATCCTACATTCGTTGTTAATACCGACGAAGATTCAGGTCAGACTGTAATCCGTGGTATGGGTGAACTTCACCTTGAAATTTTGATCGACCGTTTAAAACGTGAGTTCAAAGTTGAATGTAACCAGGGAGCGCCTCAGGTAGCCTACAAAGAAGCCATTACCGAATCTGTTGAATTACGCGAGGTATTCAAGAAACAGACTGGCGGTCGTGGTAAATTTGCCGATGTTATTGTAAAAGTTGAACCTGCAGAAGAAGGAAAAGACGGTTTGGAATTTATCGATGCTGTAAAAGGTGGACGTATTCCTCGCGAATTTATCCCTTCAGTAGAAAAAGGTTTTAAAGATGCATTAGCAAATGGTCCGTTGGCAGGTTTCCCTGTTGACAGCTTGAAAGTAACATTGCTCGACGGTTCGTTCCACCCTGTGGATTCAGACCAGTTGTCGTTCGAAATTTGTGCTCGTCAGGCATTTAAGAGCGCTGCTTCAAAAGCAAAACCAGCACTTCTTGAGCCAATTATGAATGTTGAGGTTGTAACTCCTGAGGAGTACATGGGTGACATTATTGCCGACCTTAACCGTCGTCGTGGCGAAATTGCAAGCATGGACAGCAAAGGTAACGCTAAAGTTATCGAAGCTAAAGTGCCACTTTCAGAGCAGTTTGGTTATGTAACCGTATTGCGTACACTTTCTTCAGGTCGTGCAACTTCATCAATGGAATTTAGCCATTATGCAGAAGTTCCACGTGGCCTTGCAGAAAAAGTACTGGAAGATTGTAACGGAAAAGTTGATTTATTAAAATAATTTATAACAATTTTCTCTTATGAGTCAAAAGATCAGGATTAAGCTTAAATCGTACGATCACAACTTGGTAGACAAGTCGGCTGAGAAAATCGTTAAAACAGTAAAAACTACTGGTGCTGTAGTAAGTGGTCCTATTCCACTTCCTACTCACCGCAGAGTTTTCACCGTTTTACGTTCAACCTTCGTAAATAAAAAATCGAGGGAGCAATTTCAGTTGTCATCTTACAAACGTTTGATCGACATTTACAGCTCAACCGCTAAAACAATCGACGCACTAATGAAGCTGGAGCTTCCAAGTGGCGTTGAAGTAGAAATTAAAGTTTGATAATTTAAAGTAGTCGAAAAAAATGGCTGGTATTATTGGAAAAAAAATCGGAATGACATCCGTATTCAGTGTTGAGGGGAAAAATATCCCATGCACTGTGATTGAGGCCGGACCTTGTGTAGTTACACAAGTGAAAACGGCAGAGACCGACGGCTACGAAGCGCTTCAGTTAGCTTATGGCGAGAAAAAAGACAAGCACGCCACTAAAGCTGAAGTTGGCCACTTTAAAAGGGCTGGTGTTTCACCAAAGCGCAAAGTAGTAGAGTTTCATAACACCTATCAGGAAGAGTTTGAATTGGGACAAGAAATTGACGTGAGCATTTTCAATGAAAAAGATTACGTTGATATCGTTGGAGTTTCAAAAGGTAAAGGTTTTCAGGGGGTAGTAAAACGTCACAATTTTCGTGGTGTTAATGATGCTACACACGGTCAGCACAACAGGCTGAGAGCACCTGGATCTATCGGAGCATCTTCATGGCCTTCACGCGTATTTAAAGGTATGCGTATGGCAGGTAGAGACGGTGGAAAAACAGTTACTATCGAAAACCTTGAGGTAGTAAAAATTATTCCTGAAAAGAATGTAATAGTGGTAAAAGGTTCAGTACCTGGAGCCAAAGGTTCATACTTAATTATTAGAAAACAATGGAACTAAGTGTACTGAATATAGAAGGAAAAGAAACCGGAAAAAAAGTCACTTTGAACGACCAGATTTTCGGTATTGAGCCCAGCGACCACGCCATTTATTTGGATGTAAAACAATACATGGCTAACCAACGCCAGGGAACAAGCAAGAGTAAAGAACGTGGTGAAATTGCAGGTAGCACCAAGAAGATTAAAAGACAAAAAGGTACAGGTACAGCACGTGCAGGTAGCATCAAGTCGCCAGTTTTCCGTGGTGGTGGTACTATTTTTGGCCCACGTCCGCGTAACTACGGCTTCAAGCTGAACAAAAAAGTGAAGCAGTTGGCCCGTAAATCAGCATTAACTTACAAAGCAAGCGAGAAGAGCATCGTTGTTGTTGAAGACTTCAATTTTGAAGCTCCAAAAACAAAAGAGATGGTAGCATTACAGAGCAATCTGCAAATTGCTGAAAAAAAGGCACTTTTCGTTTTACCAACTGAAAATAATAACATATATTTGTCGTCGCGAAATTTGCAAGACGTATCGGTTGTAACTGCTTCAGAGTTAAGTACTTATCAGATCTTGAACGCAAAAGCTATTGTGCTTTGTGAGGGATCTGTTGCGAAAATTGAAGAAGCATTTAAACTTTAACGGATAAAAAAGATGGAAATTTTAGTAAAACCATTAGTTACAGAAAAAATGACCGACCAGTCGGAACGTTTTAACCGTTACGGTTTTGTGGTAGCTCGCAATGCAAGTAAACCTGAAATTAAAAAAGCGGTTGAAGATCTTTATAACGTTTCGGTTGAAAGCGTTAACACCATGGTTTATGGTGGTAAAGTAAAATCGAGATATACCAAAGGTGGTATTATTACTGGTAAAACAGCAGCCTTTAAAAAGGCTATTGTTACTTTGGTTGAAGGAGATAGTATTGACTTTTATAGTAATATATAATAGTATATAATTAATAAGTATTATGGCAGTAAGAAAACTGAAACCAGTAACTCCGGGTCAAAGGCACAAAGTAATTGGTGCTTTTGATACTATTACTGCATCTACACCTGAAAAATCATTGTTGGAGCCCATTAAAAAGTCCGGTGGTCGTAATAACCAGGGACGCATGACAATGAGGTATATAGGTGGGGGACATAAACGCAAATACCGTGTTATCGACTTTATGCGCGATAAAGACGGTGTTGCAGCTGTTGTCGATTCAATTCAGTACGATCCAAACCGTACTGCTCGCATCGCCCTTCTGAAATACGAAGATGGCGAAAAACGTTACATGATTGCGCCTAACGGGTTGCAAGTTGGCCAAACTGTAAAGAGCGGTACCGGAATCGAACCTGAAGTTGGGAATTGTCTTCCCCTTGCTGAAATACCTCTTGGTACTTTGGTTCACAACATTGAACTTCACCCGGGACAGGGTGGGGTGATGGCACGTAGTGCAGGTGCTTATGCACAATTGACCTCACGTGATGGCAAATATGCAATTTTGAAATTGCCATCAGGCGAATCTCGTATGGTACTTACGTCCTGCAGGGCTACAGTAGGTACGGTTGGAAATACAGAACATAACATCGAGAAATCGGGTAAAGCCGGTCGCTCTCGTTGGTTAGGAAGAAGACCTCGTGTTCGTGGTGTAGTAATGAACCCTGTCGATCACCCAATGGGTGGTGGTGAAGGCCGTAACTCAGGAGGACACCCAAGATCACGTAATGGTATGCTTGCGAAAGGTTATAAAACCCGTTCGAAGAAAAAAGCTTCCAACAAGTATATTGTAGAACGTAGGAAAAAATAGTAAAGAGGAATAAATTATGAGTCGTTCATTAAAAAAAGGTCCATTTATCGATTTCAAGTTAGAGCGTAAAGTTTTAGCTATGAATGAATCGAACAAAAAATCGGTTGTGAAAACCTGGGCCAGAGCATCAGTAATTTCTCCTGATTTTGTAGGACACACTATTGCAGTACATAATGGAAACAAATTCATCCCGGTATATGTCACCGAAAATATGGTGGGACACCGTTTGGGCGAATTTGCTCCAACCCGTACATTCAGGGGGCATGCTGGTAATAAGAAAAGATAGGCATTAATATTTAAAAAGTAAGTACAATGGGTGCCAGAAAAAGACTAGCAGCTGAGAAAAGAAAAGAAGAGAAAAAACAACAATATTTTGCTGTTTTACGCAACTGCCCTACATCACCTAGGAAAATGAGGTTAGTAGCCGATATGATCCGCGGTATGGAGGTTAATAAAGCCTTAGATGTATTGAAGTATTCTTCAAAAGAAGCATCACGTAGGGTAGAGAAACTTCTGCTTTCAGCCATTGCCAATTGGCAGGCTAAAAACGAAGGAGTTCGTTTAGAGGAAAGTGAGCTTTACGTATCACAAATCATGGTAGATTCAG harbors:
- a CDS encoding peptidase domain-containing ABC transporter, whose amino-acid sequence is MSKFPFYQQFDAMDCGPTCLRMVAKYYGKHYTTEFLRENSYITREGVSLLGISDAAEAIGMRSMGVKITFQQLKNEAPLPCIVHWGQEHFVVVHQFKKGKVCVADPAFGRIEYTEKEFCEKWISTVSGGEEKGICLLMQPTPDFYQSEDDKVKRTGFQFVFNYLKPYKKLVIQLILGFFLGSCIQLVLPFLTQSVVDIGINNQDIGFIYLVLIAQLVLFISRMSVEFIRSWILLHISTRINISIISDFLIKLMKLPLGFFDSKMIGDILQRIEDHDRIERFLTAQSIGVLFSVFSLVVFAIVLAIYSWTIFLIFIVGSALYFVWIYVFMKRRRELDFKRFNKLSENQSKLIQIINGMQEIKLNNYEKQKRWEWERVQAGLFKVSVKSLSLQQYQDAGSVFINETKNILIIIISATAVVNGELTLGMMLAIQYIIGQLNTPLRQLISFMHTAQDAKISLERLAEIHDKKDESEAGKSYVRNLPENKGIGVHDLVFQYEGPRSPKVLNNINLEVPEKKTTAIVGTSGSGKTTLIKLLLGFYPPVAGDIKIGGTRLANYSPQMWRDNCGVVMQDGFIFSDSIAKNIVVNDELVDQERLLNAVKMANIQDYIEALPLGYNTKIGQEGVGLSQGQKQRILIARAIYKSPEYLFFDEATNALDANNEKMIMENMDKFSAGKTVVVVAHRLSTVKNADQIVVLDSGEIVERGTHEELIAKQGKYYQLVKNQLELGN
- the rplW gene encoding 50S ribosomal protein L23; the protein is MEILVKPLVTEKMTDQSERFNRYGFVVARNASKPEIKKAVEDLYNVSVESVNTMVYGGKVKSRYTKGGIITGKTAAFKKAIVTLVEGDSIDFYSNI
- the rplB gene encoding 50S ribosomal protein L2, with the translated sequence MAVRKLKPVTPGQRHKVIGAFDTITASTPEKSLLEPIKKSGGRNNQGRMTMRYIGGGHKRKYRVIDFMRDKDGVAAVVDSIQYDPNRTARIALLKYEDGEKRYMIAPNGLQVGQTVKSGTGIEPEVGNCLPLAEIPLGTLVHNIELHPGQGGVMARSAGAYAQLTSRDGKYAILKLPSGESRMVLTSCRATVGTVGNTEHNIEKSGKAGRSRWLGRRPRVRGVVMNPVDHPMGGGEGRNSGGHPRSRNGMLAKGYKTRSKKKASNKYIVERRKK
- the rpsJ gene encoding 30S ribosomal protein S10: MSQKIRIKLKSYDHNLVDKSAEKIVKTVKTTGAVVSGPIPLPTHRRVFTVLRSTFVNKKSREQFQLSSYKRLIDIYSSTAKTIDALMKLELPSGVEVEIKV
- the rpsL gene encoding 30S ribosomal protein S12, translating into MPTIQQLVRKGRQTKVEKSKSPALDSCPQRRGVCVRVYTTTPKKPNSAMRKVARVRLTNGKEVNAYIPGEGHNLQEHSIVLVRGGRVKDLPGVRYHLIRGALDTAGVEGRLQRRSKYGAKKPKK
- the rpsG gene encoding 30S ribosomal protein S7, with translation MRKSKPKKRILLPDPKFNDTLVTRFVNDLMVDGKKSTAYTVFYEAMDMVEKRMKDTELSPLDVWKKALENITPNVEVKSRRVGGATFQVPMEVRPERKNAISIKNMILFARKRSGRSMADKLSAEIIAAFNEEGGAYKRKEDTHRMAEANRAFAHFRF
- a CDS encoding HlyD family efflux transporter periplasmic adaptor subunit codes for the protein MADEQDKIEIRSGEVQEILGGVPSRIVRYGILMFVAIFSLIIIFSFIFYYPDILRSNIVVTTENPPATLVARATGKIEKLFVEDKDHVTAGQTIALIENPADYTDVLELEQMISSVQPAFDTLNFTVSQRFNKSLQLGTIQEYYSQFLTRYEELNEFYQRNYYILKEESYKEQLKNARILYDRLWEQKVAIDKEYQIKQRNYERQKKLLAGEVVSSTVLEQAESEMLSKKSELDGLRSTLAEKQIDISELDQKIIENEKEYHDFKIQYESALIEAFNNLKSQASDWFLTYVLRSPIDGVVTFNKFYAENQNITEGDRVLTIVPEDVGEVIGKVELPVRGSGKVKEGLDVNVKFDNYPYMEYGLVRGKVKSVSLVPEDSFYMVEITFPNGLVTNYDNILQMQSQLMGQAEIITEDLRLIQRIFNPLKSLWKERINQ
- the rpsS gene encoding 30S ribosomal protein S19 — protein: MSRSLKKGPFIDFKLERKVLAMNESNKKSVVKTWARASVISPDFVGHTIAVHNGNKFIPVYVTENMVGHRLGEFAPTRTFRGHAGNKKR
- the rplV gene encoding 50S ribosomal protein L22; this encodes MGARKRLAAEKRKEEKKQQYFAVLRNCPTSPRKMRLVADMIRGMEVNKALDVLKYSSKEASRRVEKLLLSAIANWQAKNEGVRLEESELYVSQIMVDSGRILKRLRPAPQGRAHRIRKRSNHVTIYVDSKESVVEENLN
- the rplD gene encoding 50S ribosomal protein L4, which codes for MELSVLNIEGKETGKKVTLNDQIFGIEPSDHAIYLDVKQYMANQRQGTSKSKERGEIAGSTKKIKRQKGTGTARAGSIKSPVFRGGGTIFGPRPRNYGFKLNKKVKQLARKSALTYKASEKSIVVVEDFNFEAPKTKEMVALQSNLQIAEKKALFVLPTENNNIYLSSRNLQDVSVVTASELSTYQILNAKAIVLCEGSVAKIEEAFKL
- the fusA gene encoding elongation factor G; protein product: MAKQDLKYTRNIGIMAHIDAGKTTVTERILFYTGLTHRIGEVHDGAATMDWMEQEQERGITITSAATTTFWKHKDQEYKVNIIDTPGHVDFTVEVERSLRILDGTVALFCAVGGVEAQSETVWRQAEKYGVPRIAFVNKMDRQGADFFNVYNEIKEKLGANPVPMQIPIGSEESFEGVVDLVEMKAVRWEDDATMGTKYVLSEIPEELQAQAEEWKEKLVESVAEVDDAILERYFEDPDSITAEEMMAVIRKATLEGVIIPMMCGSAFKNKGVQRLLDAVCEFLPSPLDKEEITGKNPVIDKEVVRHPDADEPLAALAFKIATDPFVGRLAFIRVYSGTLNAGDTVYNSRTGKKERISRLYQMHSNKQNPKDSISAGDICAAVGFKDIRTGDTLGDLKNPIELESMDFPEPVIGIAIEPKSQKDVDKLGNGLAKLAEEDPTFVVNTDEDSGQTVIRGMGELHLEILIDRLKREFKVECNQGAPQVAYKEAITESVELREVFKKQTGGRGKFADVIVKVEPAEEGKDGLEFIDAVKGGRIPREFIPSVEKGFKDALANGPLAGFPVDSLKVTLLDGSFHPVDSDQLSFEICARQAFKSAASKAKPALLEPIMNVEVVTPEEYMGDIIADLNRRRGEIASMDSKGNAKVIEAKVPLSEQFGYVTVLRTLSSGRATSSMEFSHYAEVPRGLAEKVLEDCNGKVDLLK
- the rplC gene encoding 50S ribosomal protein L3 — encoded protein: MAGIIGKKIGMTSVFSVEGKNIPCTVIEAGPCVVTQVKTAETDGYEALQLAYGEKKDKHATKAEVGHFKRAGVSPKRKVVEFHNTYQEEFELGQEIDVSIFNEKDYVDIVGVSKGKGFQGVVKRHNFRGVNDATHGQHNRLRAPGSIGASSWPSRVFKGMRMAGRDGGKTVTIENLEVVKIIPEKNVIVVKGSVPGAKGSYLIIRKQWN